One Antiquaquibacter oligotrophicus genomic region harbors:
- a CDS encoding sigma-70 family RNA polymerase sigma factor family protein: MNADPSREAIVHRLRLACELTDAASLTSLLAPDVAALVDSGGDIPAPTRPLHGTDAVTAALLELCGGASVTEQWVNAAPAVVVRRGVRVVAVVSVEVRESLVRRVWVTRSPQKLQRWNG, translated from the coding sequence ATGAACGCCGACCCGTCACGGGAGGCGATCGTGCACCGGCTGCGCCTGGCGTGCGAGCTGACGGATGCCGCCTCCCTCACCTCACTCCTCGCGCCCGACGTTGCAGCGCTCGTCGACAGCGGCGGAGACATTCCCGCCCCGACGCGGCCCCTGCACGGAACGGATGCCGTGACCGCTGCACTCCTCGAGCTGTGTGGCGGGGCATCCGTCACCGAACAGTGGGTGAACGCCGCGCCCGCGGTGGTGGTGCGACGCGGCGTGCGTGTGGTCGCCGTGGTGAGCGTCGAGGTGCGCGAGAGTCTCGTGCGGCGGGTGTGGGTGACGCGCAGCCCCCAGAAGCTGCAGCGCTGGAACGGGTAG
- a CDS encoding RNA polymerase sigma-70 factor, giving the protein MTNSLAHDQFMAVRPRLFGIAYRMLGSATEADDILQDVWLTWQRIDPGTVGNPQAYLATATTRASINAATTARVRRETYIGPWLPEPVDTSADPALGAERAEALEIAVLLLLERLSPVERAAYVLREAFAYPYETIAEIVQLNQPAVRQLVSRARKHLAAERRAPVESGQRRRLLEAFLLAAQRGDLQQLEQLFAEDVVSASDGGGRAKLAARIPIVGRTKVAKFITAFSSHFWNGVSMRWATVNGEESVVLSWGGVESAVLTATASGDGITRLMWLMNPDKLGAVVTA; this is encoded by the coding sequence GTGACGAATTCACTGGCTCACGATCAGTTCATGGCGGTGCGCCCGCGCCTGTTCGGCATCGCGTATCGGATGCTGGGCAGCGCGACGGAGGCGGACGACATCTTGCAGGATGTCTGGCTCACCTGGCAGCGCATCGACCCGGGCACTGTCGGCAACCCGCAGGCGTACCTCGCGACGGCGACGACACGTGCATCCATCAACGCGGCGACGACCGCGCGTGTGCGCCGCGAGACGTACATCGGCCCGTGGTTGCCCGAGCCGGTGGATACGAGTGCCGACCCCGCACTGGGTGCCGAACGCGCGGAGGCGCTGGAGATCGCGGTGCTGCTCCTGCTCGAGCGGCTCTCGCCGGTCGAGCGGGCGGCGTACGTACTGCGTGAGGCGTTCGCCTACCCCTATGAGACGATCGCCGAGATCGTGCAACTGAACCAGCCGGCGGTGCGGCAACTCGTGAGTCGCGCGCGCAAACACCTCGCGGCCGAACGACGTGCGCCTGTGGAGAGTGGCCAGAGGAGGCGACTTCTGGAGGCCTTCTTGCTAGCGGCCCAACGCGGCGACCTGCAGCAACTCGAGCAGCTCTTCGCCGAGGACGTCGTCAGCGCATCCGACGGCGGTGGCCGCGCCAAGCTCGCGGCGCGCATCCCAATCGTCGGTCGCACGAAGGTGGCGAAGTTCATCACCGCGTTCTCGTCGCACTTCTGGAACGGCGTGAGCATGCGGTGGGCGACCGTGAACGGGGAGGAGTCGGTGGTGTTGTCGTGGGGCGGTGTCGAGTCCGCGGTGCTGACGGCCACGGCATCCGGTGACGGCATCACGCGCCTGATGTGGCTCATGAACCCCGACAAGCTCGGCGCCGTCGTCACCGCATGA
- a CDS encoding threonine/serine exporter family protein — MAEPAPDEQVEAIGRLGVALLDAGYAVTDVSRIARAVAGSNEADFTVGALPSGVFVDDGDRARVLASTGTSFTFEQVGIVGKLAAEAERGMPWHELQSGIDRVYAMRPRYPLWLSLIGSGFVSGGIAVVLGAPWWAVALDAVLGILVGGVLTYAGRYPRIAAVLPFFLALAISLLVGLTAVVFGIAEIPFFAIAAPLVILIPGAAVTNALIEVSAGDVVSGGGRLVAGLTVWGLLAAGSVAGVGILGGRLQETAVVIGGGSGEAAASVDAIFGWPAVALIGVGVGLFLAATVPVTLVITATLLLAYAGSVLLTPVLGAGFAAGLTAAILLAGLRLVERGWPSLPAIVTFRPVFWLLVPGSLGLIAVSGLATHADGTEDLLSTTVATVLGLVIGVQVGAVVSEAFKSGPGHNG, encoded by the coding sequence ATGGCCGAACCCGCACCCGACGAACAGGTTGAGGCGATCGGGCGGCTCGGGGTGGCGCTCCTCGATGCGGGGTACGCGGTCACGGATGTCAGCCGCATCGCCCGCGCGGTGGCCGGCAGTAATGAGGCTGACTTCACCGTCGGCGCGCTGCCGAGCGGCGTGTTCGTGGACGACGGGGACCGCGCGCGTGTGCTCGCCTCCACCGGCACCTCGTTCACGTTCGAGCAGGTGGGGATAGTCGGCAAACTCGCGGCCGAAGCCGAGCGCGGGATGCCGTGGCACGAGCTGCAGTCCGGCATCGACCGCGTCTACGCGATGCGCCCCCGCTATCCGCTGTGGCTGTCGCTCATCGGAAGCGGTTTTGTCTCGGGCGGCATCGCGGTGGTGCTCGGCGCCCCGTGGTGGGCGGTCGCACTCGACGCCGTGCTCGGCATTCTCGTGGGCGGCGTGCTCACCTACGCCGGTCGCTACCCGCGCATCGCCGCCGTGCTCCCCTTCTTCTTGGCGCTCGCGATCTCGCTGCTCGTCGGCCTCACCGCCGTCGTCTTCGGCATCGCGGAGATCCCGTTCTTCGCCATCGCAGCGCCCCTCGTCATCCTCATTCCCGGTGCCGCGGTCACGAATGCGCTCATTGAGGTGAGCGCAGGCGACGTGGTGTCCGGAGGTGGGCGACTGGTTGCGGGGCTCACGGTGTGGGGTTTGCTCGCCGCGGGGTCGGTCGCGGGTGTCGGGATACTCGGGGGCCGACTCCAGGAGACCGCGGTGGTGATCGGAGGCGGGAGCGGGGAGGCCGCGGCATCCGTCGACGCGATCTTCGGATGGCCGGCCGTCGCCCTCATCGGCGTCGGGGTCGGCTTGTTCCTGGCCGCGACGGTTCCCGTCACCCTCGTCATCACCGCGACGCTGCTGCTCGCCTACGCGGGGTCGGTGCTGCTCACGCCCGTGCTCGGCGCGGGTTTCGCGGCGGGGCTCACCGCGGCGATCCTGCTCGCGGGGTTGCGACTCGTCGAGCGCGGGTGGCCGAGCCTGCCGGCGATCGTCACGTTCCGACCCGTGTTCTGGCTGCTCGTGCCCGGGTCGCTCGGGCTCATCGCGGTGAGCGGGCTCGCGACCCACGCCGACGGCACCGAGGACCTCCTCAGCACCACCGTCGCCACCGTGCTCGGCCTCGTTATCGGTGTGCAGGTCGGCGCCGTCGTCTCCGAAGCGTTCAAGTCGGGGCCCGGCCACAACGGGTAG